In Treponema sp. OMZ 798, the following proteins share a genomic window:
- a CDS encoding MSP porin: MKKILSILMILVLVGGVAFAQVEPEVRGSATLSWGIDFGAGSETDYTKGGADNHAVATHGFYNTNNFQVRLPFFKRQDFAGGSASKEADVYADVSFKATPVATGWTESGKAVSVKAVLHFYGAYMTVYGKPDFKANKALGWDPINADDGDQGKGWFNPAFTGWGTKIGYKKADLMGLDVGLKLGSNGSWHQKASDGNDRKRREKDSKYAFGLDFSMQPVEKYLGVEATLNATLGKFSDKTPLEGPGDYGYNAGNSPDNIGGKDKKSGMVNFGVAFKSEPIEEMTVKLGFDGVTGVTYRDNKGELQETLGWDAGLSVGYKWVDAGLYLCGTGTKYQGYDFAGNDPTKWKDYGANMAAHLGFVSDEEAKKGTGFVDGLAFHVTINAYDLLAKRNSADIPEAMRKANFALANAYDSLKKIYDDALAAWLKANPGQTEANYIATNPVEYTNLQASETAQAAVNALRRTKYGSLPLGLNLGVSYKHNLTDSMWIKPYAEFYAETNHYKQHGDTYASDPDKAIDKLYLGMAYKLGVEFQPIEKVLVTAAWNQGKVDADTYEGGFTNQYMIKTPLNHKMHNGTFVLSLKLIY; the protein is encoded by the coding sequence ATGAAAAAAATTCTGTCAATTTTGATGATTTTGGTACTCGTGGGCGGAGTTGCTTTTGCCCAGGTAGAGCCTGAAGTAAGAGGTAGTGCTACTTTAAGCTGGGGTATTGATTTTGGTGCCGGTTCTGAAACCGATTATACTAAAGGCGGTGCTGACAATCATGCCGTTGCTACCCATGGTTTTTATAACACTAACAATTTCCAGGTTAGGCTTCCTTTCTTCAAGCGACAAGATTTTGCAGGTGGAAGTGCTAGCAAAGAAGCTGATGTTTATGCAGATGTTTCTTTTAAAGCTACTCCGGTAGCAACGGGCTGGACAGAAAGTGGAAAAGCAGTGTCTGTAAAGGCTGTTTTACATTTCTATGGTGCCTATATGACCGTTTATGGCAAGCCCGATTTCAAAGCCAATAAAGCATTAGGCTGGGACCCGATAAATGCTGACGATGGTGATCAAGGTAAGGGCTGGTTCAATCCTGCTTTTACCGGCTGGGGAACAAAGATTGGTTATAAAAAAGCCGATCTTATGGGACTTGATGTAGGTCTTAAACTCGGATCAAACGGAAGCTGGCACCAGAAAGCTTCGGATGGAAACGACAGAAAACGCAGAGAAAAAGACAGTAAATATGCTTTCGGTTTGGATTTTTCTATGCAGCCCGTTGAGAAGTACCTCGGTGTAGAGGCAACTCTAAATGCTACTCTCGGAAAGTTTTCTGATAAAACTCCCTTGGAAGGTCCCGGTGACTATGGTTACAATGCCGGTAATTCTCCTGATAACATAGGCGGAAAAGATAAAAAATCCGGTATGGTAAACTTCGGTGTTGCATTTAAATCGGAACCCATCGAAGAGATGACGGTTAAACTAGGTTTTGATGGCGTTACAGGTGTAACTTATAGGGACAATAAAGGTGAACTTCAAGAAACACTCGGTTGGGATGCAGGTTTAAGCGTAGGTTATAAATGGGTAGATGCCGGACTCTATCTTTGCGGAACAGGTACTAAATATCAAGGTTATGATTTTGCCGGTAATGATCCTACAAAATGGAAGGATTATGGTGCCAATATGGCGGCTCACCTCGGATTTGTTTCCGATGAAGAAGCAAAGAAAGGTACCGGTTTTGTTGATGGTTTAGCTTTCCATGTTACTATTAATGCTTATGACCTTTTGGCAAAGCGAAATAGTGCGGATATTCCTGAGGCAATGAGAAAGGCCAATTTTGCCTTAGCTAATGCTTATGATTCCCTAAAAAAAATCTATGATGATGCACTCGCTGCTTGGTTAAAAGCTAACCCCGGTCAAACTGAAGCTAACTATATTGCAACCAACCCGGTAGAATACACTAATCTTCAGGCTTCAGAGACAGCACAAGCGGCTGTAAACGCCTTGCGAAGAACAAAATATGGTTCTCTTCCGCTTGGTCTTAATTTAGGTGTTTCTTACAAACATAACCTTACTGACTCAATGTGGATAAAGCCTTATGCCGAATTCTACGCAGAAACCAACCATTATAAACAGCATGGCGATACTTATGCTAGTGATCCTGACAAAGCAATTGATAAGCTTTATTTAGGTATGGCTTATAAGTTAGGTGTAGAATTCCAGCCCATAGAAAAAGTTTTAGTTACAGCTGCTTGGAACCAAGGTAAGGTTGATGCTGATACATATGAAGGCGGTTTCACAAATCAATACATGATTAAGACTCCTTTAAATCATAAGATGCACAACGGTACCTTTGTATTAAGCCTCAAGCTTATCTACTAA
- a CDS encoding Rpn family recombination-promoting nuclease/putative transposase, whose amino-acid sequence MEKLFNITLRNDYAFKRVFGVDENKDILQDLLECILDIPPETIAGLELLDKEFHKELLSEKLGILDIKLRLKDGTFIDIEIQNRWHFDFPERTLYYWSKMYNEGVKQGQDYTKLPKCITINLIGKGFNKNKRLHNRYFILEQETKEPLVSKLEIHILNLEKAKILKESQCKDNKTKRLLKWLKFIETDDREVRKMLAETSKVMAKANDKIIVMEMSPKEKWLYDSRMKYENDRASCISEGYQQGLEEGSYQTKLETASIFKKLGIDIEKIAEGTGLSIEEIEKL is encoded by the coding sequence GTGGAAAAACTTTTTAACATTACCCTCCGCAACGACTATGCTTTTAAGAGAGTGTTCGGAGTGGACGAAAACAAGGATATCCTGCAAGATTTATTGGAGTGCATTTTAGACATTCCGCCTGAGACCATCGCCGGCTTGGAACTCTTGGATAAGGAGTTTCATAAGGAGCTTTTAAGTGAAAAGTTAGGTATCTTGGATATAAAACTAAGATTAAAAGACGGAACTTTTATTGATATTGAGATTCAAAACAGATGGCATTTTGATTTTCCTGAAAGAACCTTGTATTATTGGTCTAAGATGTACAATGAAGGTGTAAAACAAGGTCAAGACTATACAAAACTTCCAAAGTGTATTACAATAAACTTGATAGGGAAAGGCTTTAATAAAAATAAGCGTCTGCACAATCGATATTTTATTCTTGAACAAGAGACAAAAGAGCCTTTAGTTTCAAAACTTGAGATTCATATACTAAACCTTGAAAAAGCTAAAATCTTAAAAGAATCTCAATGTAAAGATAATAAAACGAAGCGTTTATTAAAATGGCTGAAATTTATTGAAACCGATGACAGGGAGGTAAGAAAAATGTTGGCAGAAACTTCTAAAGTAATGGCAAAAGCAAATGATAAAATTATAGTAATGGAAATGAGCCCGAAAGAAAAATGGCTATACGACTCCCGCATGAAATATGAAAACGACAGGGCATCATGTATAAGTGAAGGCTATCAGCAGGGGCTTGAAGAAGGTTCTTACCAAACAAAGCTTGAAACGGCCTCGATATTTAAAAAGCTCGGTATAGATATTGAAAAAATAGCTGAAGGAACCGGCCTTTCTATCGAAGAAATCGAAAAGTTATAA
- a CDS encoding Rpn family recombination-promoting nuclease/putative transposase yields the protein MSTSSRKYKDSIFVDLFAEDEKAKENFLSLYNALHGASLKDTEQLKNVRLDQVLYMSFYNDVSYLVDNKIIVLAEHQSTINPNMPLRCLEYVSRLYETLFESKEKYSRKLLYIPTPEFYVFYNGEEDYPSDKTLKLSDAFIEKATEPNLELTVKVININRNNRHPVLENCKTMKEYSIFVETVRKWKEINPKNGFEKAVEECIQNNILREYLKRKTKEVLNMLLAEYDYETDIAVQRAEEREIAFAEGIERGIEQGIERGFADGSYQKALETAKNLTEMGFAIEAIAKATGLNIEEVEAL from the coding sequence ATGAGTACTTCAAGCAGAAAATACAAAGATTCGATTTTTGTAGACCTTTTTGCAGAAGATGAAAAAGCAAAAGAAAATTTTTTATCTCTTTATAACGCCTTGCATGGTGCTTCACTTAAAGATACGGAACAGCTGAAAAATGTCAGGCTTGATCAGGTTTTATATATGTCATTTTATAATGATGTGTCTTACCTTGTAGATAATAAAATCATAGTCCTTGCAGAGCATCAGTCTACTATCAATCCTAATATGCCTTTGCGCTGCCTTGAATATGTAAGCCGCCTTTATGAAACCCTCTTTGAATCAAAAGAAAAATACAGCCGTAAACTCCTATATATTCCAACACCTGAATTCTATGTATTTTATAATGGAGAAGAAGATTATCCTTCCGATAAAACACTGAAACTATCTGATGCTTTTATCGAAAAAGCAACAGAGCCTAATCTTGAGTTGACCGTTAAGGTAATAAACATAAACCGGAACAATAGACATCCTGTATTGGAAAACTGTAAAACGATGAAAGAATACAGTATATTTGTAGAAACGGTAAGGAAATGGAAAGAGATAAATCCGAAAAACGGTTTTGAAAAGGCTGTTGAAGAATGTATACAAAACAATATTTTGCGTGAATATTTAAAACGCAAGACCAAGGAGGTATTAAACATGTTATTAGCTGAATATGATTATGAAACCGATATAGCCGTACAACGCGCCGAAGAAAGAGAAATAGCCTTTGCTGAGGGTATTGAGCGAGGTATCGAACAAGGCATTGAGCGCGGATTTGCAGACGGTTCTTACCAAAAAGCCCTTGAAACGGCAAAAAACTTAACAGAAATGGGTTTTGCCATAGAAGCTATCGCAAAAGCTACAGGTTTAAATATTGAAGAAGTAGAAGCCCTATAA
- a CDS encoding Rpn family recombination-promoting nuclease/putative transposase, with protein MEKLFNITLRNDYAFKRVFGVDENKDILQDLLECILDIPPETIAGLELLDKEFHKELLSEKLGILDIKLRLKDGTFIDIEIQNRWHFDFPERTLYYWSKMYNEGVKQGQDYTKLPKCITINLIGKGFNKNKRLHNRYFILEQETKEPLVSKLEIHILNLEKARLLKESQCKDNKTKRLLKWLKFIETDDREVRKMLAETSKVMAKANDKIIVMEMSPKEKWLYDSRMKYENDRASCISEGYQQGAYQTKLETASIFKKLGIDIEKIAEGTGLSIEEIEKL; from the coding sequence ATGGAAAAACTTTTTAACATTACCCTCCGTAACGACTACGCTTTTAAGAGAGTCTTCGGAGTGGACGAAAACAAGGATATCCTGCAAGACTTATTGGAATGTATTTTAGACATTCCGCCTGAGACCATCGCCGGTTTAGAGCTTTTGGATAAGGAGTTTCATAAGGAGCTTTTAAGTGAAAAGTTAGGTATCTTGGATATAAAACTAAGATTAAAAGACGGAACTTTTATTGATATTGAGATTCAAAACAGATGGCATTTTGATTTTCCTGAAAGAACCTTGTATTATTGGTCTAAGATGTACAATGAAGGTGTAAAACAAGGTCAAGACTATACAAAACTTCCAAAGTGTATTACAATAAACTTGATAGGGAAAGGCTTTAATAAAAATAAGCGTCTGCACAATCGATATTTTATTCTTGAACAAGAGACAAAAGAGCCTTTAGTTTCAAAACTTGAGATTCATATACTGAACCTTGAAAAGGCCAGACTATTAAAAGAATCTCAATGTAAAGATAATAAAACGAAGCGTTTATTAAAATGGCTGAAATTTATTGAAACCGATGACAGGGAGGTAAGAAAAATGTTGGCAGAAACTTCTAAAGTAATGGCAAAAGCAAATGATAAAATTATAGTAATGGAAATGAGCCCGAAAGAAAAATGGCTATACGACTCCCGCATGAAATATGAAAACGACAGGGCCTCATGTATAAGTGAAGGTTATCAGCAAGGAGCTTACCAAACAAAGCTTGAAACGGCTTCGATATTTAAAAAACTCGGTATAGATATTGAAAAAATAGCTGAAGGAACCGGCCTTTCTATCGAAGAAATCGAAAAGTTATAA
- a CDS encoding adenylate/guanylate cyclase domain-containing protein has translation MIKALDNILRWIKKIYIHPNTVKIASLIILAELMILPFSMTKMDLFNTSQKAVNLYPMTVLFSDFVQRGLNSFYVSSLLLFLLPIAFIIIFISIFQIKISSKVVYFSALVPISLYIAASVSGVNLFANTPRWFYSLSSLTYFAFFTAIVFHAFLIAHGIISIKRQNGSYMEYKRLLKEEEEKKELLNKRIAEKLKKQKEKSLKTNSEPIKEEALSVDKLLKQYINRFKNRKKRSHIKIKITIVILFTILVILSTFIYTDLRNYNMLLTQNVNTTGKNQAEQVAAIYSFSDGLHAKISAFLEGIRKTNLSSPFPFQRVDIITTSNKQHIFLEEIDESTELPFFDVFSYTTAAGQVRLIPEEEKSISPEDAALYIKHFKNEATVSTPIYKDEKGTCLYIYPVTFTRKEGQRLVGFSVVTYLKEILDRPYFQAKVFVFSISAVFFYASIIIVLFLADFIANPIIFLCGNIRKTANILSGMISSSAAIEPDRLIFEENVKTHDEIKTLSVELKNIISLIRGILPYVSFHTIQNAEKNLSSKSTTRDLCFLFTDIRGFTSMCENMQPREVINILNRYLDIETKIIFENGGDVDKYVGDEIMAFFSGPKKEINACKAAMEIRKAMRREQKAALKEGTALVSIGIGINSGPVVFGPVGSKTRKDFTSIGDTVNLAARLEGANKEYGSKSIISEEVYKNLSKEFICRELDFVAVKGKTEAVRIYEILQPTEKLTTEKLYDIKKLFETGLSYYRKRKWKQAEKYFSECAEKYNDAPSKVFLRRVAHYQVSPPKPRWSGVFVMNVK, from the coding sequence ATGATAAAGGCTTTAGATAATATCCTTAGATGGATAAAAAAGATTTATATTCATCCTAATACGGTAAAAATAGCATCTCTTATAATTCTTGCAGAACTTATGATTTTGCCTTTTAGTATGACTAAAATGGACTTGTTTAATACCTCTCAAAAGGCGGTAAATCTTTACCCTATGACGGTTTTGTTTTCGGACTTTGTACAAAGAGGTTTAAACTCTTTTTATGTAAGCAGTCTCTTGCTGTTTTTATTGCCTATAGCATTTATAATTATCTTTATATCTATTTTTCAAATAAAAATATCCTCAAAGGTTGTTTATTTTTCGGCCTTAGTACCTATAAGCCTTTATATTGCTGCCTCGGTTTCCGGTGTGAATTTATTTGCAAACACCCCCCGATGGTTCTATTCCCTAAGTTCTCTTACATATTTTGCCTTTTTTACGGCCATTGTCTTTCATGCTTTCTTGATAGCACACGGCATAATTTCCATAAAAAGACAAAACGGATCATATATGGAGTATAAACGCCTTCTAAAAGAAGAAGAAGAGAAGAAAGAGCTGTTAAACAAACGAATAGCCGAAAAATTAAAAAAACAAAAAGAAAAGTCCTTAAAAACTAATTCCGAACCCATAAAGGAAGAGGCGCTTTCTGTAGACAAGCTATTAAAACAATACATAAACCGCTTTAAAAACAGAAAAAAAAGGTCTCATATAAAAATAAAAATTACAATAGTTATTCTTTTTACCATATTGGTGATTCTTTCAACATTTATTTACACAGATTTAAGAAACTATAATATGCTTCTCACCCAAAATGTCAACACAACAGGAAAAAATCAGGCCGAGCAGGTTGCGGCCATATACAGCTTTTCGGATGGGCTTCATGCTAAAATCAGCGCCTTCCTCGAAGGAATACGAAAGACCAATCTGTCTTCGCCCTTCCCTTTTCAAAGGGTCGATATAATAACCACAAGCAATAAACAACATATTTTTCTTGAAGAAATCGATGAGTCTACAGAGCTGCCCTTTTTTGATGTATTTTCTTATACCACAGCCGCAGGGCAGGTAAGGCTAATTCCGGAAGAAGAAAAAAGCATAAGTCCTGAGGATGCAGCCCTTTATATAAAACACTTCAAAAATGAAGCTACGGTAAGCACACCTATTTACAAGGACGAGAAGGGAACCTGCCTTTATATCTATCCTGTAACCTTCACCAGAAAGGAGGGCCAGAGACTTGTAGGCTTTTCAGTTGTTACATATCTTAAAGAAATTCTAGACCGCCCTTATTTTCAGGCAAAGGTCTTTGTGTTTTCAATTTCGGCCGTGTTTTTCTATGCATCTATAATCATCGTTCTTTTTTTGGCGGACTTTATTGCAAATCCCATTATATTCTTATGCGGAAATATACGAAAAACTGCAAATATTTTAAGCGGTATGATTTCGAGCAGCGCGGCAATCGAACCGGACCGTCTTATTTTTGAAGAAAACGTCAAGACCCATGACGAAATAAAAACCCTTTCAGTAGAGCTAAAAAATATTATCTCGCTTATCCGCGGAATTTTACCCTATGTGTCTTTTCATACTATTCAAAATGCAGAAAAAAATCTCTCAAGTAAAAGTACTACCAGAGATCTCTGCTTTTTGTTTACCGACATACGCGGGTTTACAAGCATGTGCGAAAACATGCAGCCGCGAGAAGTCATCAATATTTTAAACCGCTATCTCGATATCGAAACGAAGATAATCTTCGAAAACGGAGGAGATGTGGATAAGTACGTCGGTGATGAAATTATGGCTTTTTTCTCGGGGCCTAAAAAAGAAATTAACGCATGTAAGGCCGCTATGGAAATACGAAAGGCAATGAGACGGGAACAAAAGGCAGCTTTGAAGGAAGGCACGGCTCTGGTTTCGATAGGAATAGGTATTAATTCGGGACCCGTGGTATTCGGACCTGTAGGTTCCAAAACGCGCAAAGATTTTACATCGATAGGCGACACCGTAAACCTTGCGGCCCGGCTTGAAGGAGCAAACAAAGAATACGGCTCAAAGTCGATTATCTCGGAAGAGGTTTATAAAAATTTAAGCAAAGAGTTTATTTGCCGAGAACTCGATTTTGTTGCAGTTAAGGGAAAAACGGAAGCCGTCCGTATTTATGAAATTCTTCAGCCGACAGAAAAACTTACAACCGAAAAACTTTATGATATAAAAAAATTATTTGAAACAGGGCTCTCCTATTATAGAAAAAGAAAATGGAAGCAGGCCGAAAAATATTTTTCGGAATGTGCCGAAAAGTATAATGATGCACCCTCCAAGGTATTTTTAAGAAGGGTTGCCCACTATCAAGTTTCTCCGCCGAAACCAAGATGGAGCGGTGTGTTTGTAATGAATGTAAAATAA
- a CDS encoding selenium metabolism-associated LysR family transcriptional regulator: MEFKQLEIFIKLVENLSFSTTASELNISQPTVSLTLKQLEEELDTPLFLRSTRELKLTDAGNSLYGEAKTILAERDKIIEKFIHPERKVITIGASTIPAGYLLPSIVREFKKKHPDIYIKVEEKNSLETIKKVSLNTVDIGIVGMKVEDENCEFLPIYKDEFVFISANNAYYQKLKKSNPDLKRIAEEPFIIREAGSAVKQNMELILKSQKIDLNSINISASINDTEVIKQLTAEGLGTSFISRIAVADMVKNKKLIAFELGDVPHQYRNIYLVWNKKINYASHIKDFLNCTECFKVRNELNNFEEN, translated from the coding sequence ATGGAATTTAAACAACTTGAAATATTTATCAAACTGGTAGAAAATTTAAGTTTTTCTACCACTGCAAGCGAGCTGAACATATCTCAGCCTACAGTCAGCCTTACCTTAAAGCAGCTTGAAGAAGAGCTTGATACCCCCCTCTTTTTGCGCTCTACACGAGAGCTAAAATTGACCGATGCAGGGAATAGTCTTTACGGGGAAGCAAAAACTATTCTCGCTGAAAGAGATAAAATAATAGAAAAATTTATACATCCTGAAAGAAAGGTTATAACTATCGGAGCCTCGACAATTCCTGCCGGCTATCTTCTTCCTTCCATAGTGAGGGAGTTTAAAAAGAAGCATCCCGATATTTATATAAAGGTTGAAGAAAAAAACAGCCTTGAAACAATAAAAAAAGTATCGTTAAATACCGTCGATATAGGCATCGTCGGAATGAAGGTAGAAGATGAAAATTGCGAATTCCTTCCCATTTATAAGGATGAATTTGTATTTATAAGTGCAAACAATGCTTATTATCAAAAGCTAAAAAAATCCAATCCCGATTTAAAACGAATTGCCGAAGAACCATTTATTATCAGAGAAGCAGGGTCTGCCGTAAAGCAAAATATGGAGCTTATTTTAAAATCTCAAAAGATAGATTTAAACTCGATAAATATAAGCGCCTCGATAAACGACACAGAGGTCATAAAGCAATTAACGGCAGAGGGCCTGGGCACTTCTTTTATATCAAGAATAGCTGTTGCCGATATGGTAAAAAATAAAAAGCTCATAGCCTTTGAACTGGGAGATGTTCCCCACCAATACCGCAATATCTATCTTGTATGGAACAAAAAAATAAACTATGCAAGCCATATCAAAGACTTTTTAAACTGCACGGAATGTTTTAAAGTAAGAAACGAGCTTAATAATTTTGAAGAGAATTAA
- a CDS encoding DUF3343 domain-containing protein: protein MNYIITFATTTAAIQCDSMIKADPINAKLIPIPGFLKAGCGFACLFQNVQKEEVENWISKNGISYEELLEVRYEDKNIIPA from the coding sequence ATGAATTATATAATTACCTTTGCAACTACAACAGCAGCAATTCAATGCGACTCAATGATAAAGGCTGACCCTATAAATGCAAAACTTATTCCTATCCCGGGATTTTTAAAAGCCGGCTGCGGTTTTGCCTGCCTTTTTCAAAATGTACAAAAAGAAGAAGTTGAAAACTGGATAAGCAAAAATGGTATAAGTTATGAGGAACTGCTTGAGGTAAGGTATGAAGATAAAAATATAATACCGGCCTAA
- a CDS encoding acyl-CoA dehydratase activase, with translation MHYIGIDIGSTATKTVIMDEDKKNILYKNRIPSGWNSKETGEAVLDWVKETLQNEDFKITATGYGRVSVPFADKTLTEISCHGKGAHFLAKKDVTVIDIGGQDTKVIVVKDGLVIDFIMNDKCSAGTGKFLELMANRLGLSLQEISEYAAQGNDLSLSSVCTVFVESEVTSLMGKGSPREDIARGVINQIVSKVVSLANRKPRSDVYFLTGGFSSNSYVIEEISKKLEAPVLSDNLGAFAGAIGACILS, from the coding sequence ATGCACTACATAGGTATAGATATCGGCTCGACGGCAACCAAGACCGTTATAATGGATGAAGATAAAAAAAACATTCTTTACAAAAACCGTATACCTAGCGGATGGAACAGCAAAGAAACGGGAGAGGCTGTCTTAGATTGGGTTAAGGAAACTCTACAAAATGAAGACTTCAAAATAACCGCTACAGGTTACGGAAGAGTAAGCGTTCCCTTTGCAGACAAAACCTTAACCGAAATTTCCTGCCACGGAAAGGGAGCCCACTTTTTGGCAAAAAAGGATGTAACCGTAATCGACATCGGCGGGCAGGATACAAAGGTCATCGTTGTAAAAGACGGCCTTGTAATTGACTTTATTATGAACGATAAGTGTTCGGCCGGTACCGGTAAATTTTTGGAACTCATGGCAAACAGGCTTGGCTTAAGTTTACAGGAAATAAGCGAGTACGCAGCACAGGGAAACGATTTAAGCCTTTCTTCTGTATGCACCGTCTTTGTCGAGTCCGAGGTAACATCCCTCATGGGAAAGGGCAGTCCCCGCGAGGATATAGCAAGAGGCGTTATAAATCAAATAGTCTCAAAGGTCGTTTCGCTTGCAAACAGAAAACCGCGCTCCGATGTATATTTTTTAACAGGCGGCTTTAGTTCAAACAGTTATGTAATAGAAGAAATTTCAAAAAAACTTGAGGCTCCCGTCTTATCCGACAACTTGGGTGCCTTTGCCGGAGCAATAGGAGCCTGTATATTATCATAG
- a CDS encoding CD3072 family TudS-related putative desulfidase: MKNIILLSHCLLNPHSQVRSESERESMEALFSWLIKNKIGIIQMDCPETEVYGLRRWGHVREQFDNINYRKACRSMINKTLDEVSEYINNGCRLLAVAGIDGSPSCGINFSCSSEDWGGEISSIKDFTKIKNINYPRIPGIYMEELKKIFFENSITTNFIAYSSRDTVDALIKNLESILEKE, from the coding sequence ATGAAAAATATAATATTATTGAGCCATTGCCTTTTAAATCCTCACAGTCAGGTCCGTTCAGAAAGTGAGAGGGAAAGTATGGAAGCCTTATTTTCTTGGCTTATAAAAAATAAGATAGGGATAATTCAAATGGACTGCCCCGAAACGGAGGTTTATGGGCTGAGACGGTGGGGACATGTTCGCGAACAGTTCGATAATATTAATTACAGAAAAGCATGCCGCTCCATGATAAATAAAACATTGGATGAGGTAAGCGAGTACATCAATAACGGCTGCAGACTTTTGGCTGTAGCCGGTATTGATGGAAGCCCCAGCTGCGGCATTAACTTTTCATGCAGCTCGGAAGATTGGGGCGGAGAGATATCATCAATAAAAGATTTTACAAAAATTAAAAATATAAATTACCCCCGGATTCCAGGCATTTATATGGAAGAACTAAAAAAAATCTTTTTTGAAAATTCCATAACAACAAACTTTATTGCCTACAGCAGCAGGGATACCGTAGATGCTCTTATAAAAAATTTAGAGAGCATTTTGGAGAAAGAATAA
- a CDS encoding ABC transporter substrate-binding protein: MKRYFNFMAAGLLILSIMSSVLSCSGNDSKAESKSESISASANVHVPKEKQTLEFWHAMNGANGEILEALVKKFNETHQNIEVKPVFQGHYRELFEKLNGAAQANSLPALSMIYCNRLTAYVLNDLVENLNPRIDDPKYGFDKKIWNDIPEGLRDNGIWNGIHHSLPFNKGAYLMYYNEDVLKEKGIAVPKTWDELKAAAKKLTGDGKVGLVFNKSVGIDFSFWVEQAGGHIYDEEKDAVLIDTPEVKEAYEFILSMINDKTAKIEFEEGYITGPMSRGEAFIGFASSSNLPKMKEACAATGVKWKVAELPKGKKAAALYSGTDITMFNTVSEETKRAAFEFMKFWFETDTQVAWGKKSGYLPLTNAALNSKEFQAFLDNEDPSKRIASNMFPYAYQDPKGLNGYAIHANMQKALEEVVAGKKTLDQALKDAQENATREREEAKKNFQKK; the protein is encoded by the coding sequence ATGAAAAGGTATTTTAATTTTATGGCTGCCGGCTTATTGATTTTATCGATAATGTCTTCAGTGCTTTCTTGTTCAGGCAATGACTCAAAAGCCGAAAGCAAATCGGAATCTATTTCTGCAAGTGCTAATGTCCATGTTCCAAAAGAAAAGCAAACTCTTGAATTTTGGCATGCAATGAACGGTGCAAACGGTGAGATTCTTGAAGCTTTGGTAAAAAAGTTCAATGAAACTCATCAAAACATTGAAGTCAAGCCCGTATTCCAAGGCCACTACAGAGAGCTTTTTGAAAAATTAAACGGAGCGGCTCAGGCCAATTCTCTTCCGGCTCTTTCGATGATCTATTGTAACAGGCTTACCGCCTATGTTCTAAACGATCTTGTCGAAAATTTAAATCCGAGGATTGATGATCCGAAATACGGATTTGACAAAAAAATCTGGAACGATATTCCCGAAGGTTTAAGGGATAACGGAATCTGGAACGGCATACACCACTCTCTTCCCTTTAACAAGGGAGCATACTTAATGTATTACAACGAAGATGTTCTAAAAGAAAAGGGAATAGCAGTTCCTAAAACTTGGGACGAGCTAAAAGCTGCCGCAAAAAAATTGACCGGAGACGGAAAGGTCGGGCTTGTGTTCAATAAGAGTGTCGGTATCGATTTTAGCTTTTGGGTAGAGCAGGCCGGAGGTCATATTTATGATGAAGAAAAGGATGCCGTTTTAATTGACACGCCGGAAGTAAAAGAAGCTTACGAATTTATCCTCTCGATGATAAACGATAAAACCGCTAAGATCGAATTTGAAGAAGGCTATATCACAGGCCCGATGTCGAGGGGGGAGGCCTTTATCGGTTTTGCCTCGTCTTCCAATCTTCCTAAAATGAAAGAAGCTTGCGCTGCTACCGGAGTAAAATGGAAGGTTGCCGAACTTCCGAAAGGAAAGAAAGCTGCCGCCCTCTACTCAGGAACAGACATAACAATGTTTAATACGGTTTCTGAAGAAACAAAACGAGCAGCCTTTGAGTTTATGAAATTTTGGTTTGAAACTGATACTCAGGTTGCATGGGGAAAGAAGAGCGGTTATCTTCCATTAACAAATGCAGCGTTGAATTCAAAAGAATTCCAAGCCTTTTTAGACAATGAAGATCCCAGCAAGAGAATTGCATCAAATATGTTCCCCTATGCTTATCAGGATCCCAAGGGCTTAAACGGCTATGCAATTCATGCAAATATGCAAAAAGCCCTGGAAGAAGTTGTTGCAGGTAAAAAGACTCTTGATCAAGCCTTAAAGGATGCTCAAGAAAATGCAACAAGGGAAAGAGAAGAAGCAAAAAAGAATTTCCAAAAGAAGTAA